From the genome of Leptotrichia sp. oral taxon 847:
TATTGTTCCAAAAGACTATGTTGGAAATGTGATGGAACTTTGTCAGGAAAAAAGAGGAACTTTTTTAAATATGAATTATCTTGATGAAACGAGAACTATGATTAGTTACGATTTACCACTTGCAGAAATCGTAATCGATTTTTACGACAAGTTAAAATCTCGAACAAAAGGTTACGCTTCGTTTGAATATGAAATGATTGGCTACAAAGAATCAGATTTAGTAAAAGTTGATATTTTAGTCAGCGGAAATCCTGTGGATGCTTTTTCATTTATCGCACATAAGGATAATGCTTATTACAGAGGTCGTGCGATAGTTGAAAAATTAAAAGACGTAATTCCAAGACAACAATTTGAAATACCACTTCAAGCTGCACTTGGAACAAAAATAATTGCAAGAGAAACAATAAAGGCACTTCGTAAAAATGTTCTTGCAAAATGTTACGGTGGAGATATTACCCGTAAGAAAAAATTGTTAGAAAAACAAAAAGAAGGAAAAAAACGGATGAAAGCGATTGGAAATGTTGAAATTCCGCAAGAAGCATTTTTATCAGTTTTAAAATTAAATGACTAATTTTTGAATAAATATTTGAATAAGATAAAATAAAATAGAAGAAAAAAGAGAAAGAGAAAAAAAGTGAATAAAGATAAAAATTTAAATAAAAATATTATATTTTTTGATGTAGAGACAAATGGATTTCAGGGAAGTTCTGTTTTATCTATGTCAGCAATAAAAGTAAATTATAATTTTGGAAAAAGTGAATGGTTAAAAGTTTCAGAATTTAACCGTTTTTATTTTAGAGAAGAAGACGAAGAAATGAATGAAGGGGCAATTAATGTAAATGGACTAACTGACGAAGTAATTGCACTTGAACGAAAAAAACTTAAAGATAAAATAGGAGATTATCCTTTGACTTTTAAAAAAGATATGGACAATTTTTTTATGTTTTGTCAGGATACTGACCATTTTGTAGCTCATAATATAAAGTTTGACAGAAGTTTTGTGGATTTTTCACTAAAAAATCAGTTTGATACAATGAAAGAAAATATTGATATTTTAAAAATTGAAAACGACTATGGAAATTATAAATGGCCAAAACTTATTGAATGTGCTAAATATTATAAAGTTCCATTTGAAGAAAATCAGTTTCACGGAAGTTATTACGATGTTTTAATCATGTTTAGAATTTTTTATAAAATGACTAAAAATGAAATTTCTAAAAATCGAATATTTGATTTTTTGGAAAAAGAATGATTAATATAAATAGGGGATCTGTTTTAAAATGAGTATACTTTTGCAAAAAGATGATCTGAATTTAAAAAATGAAAGTCAAAAAATTGTAGAAATTAAAGACTATGAAGAAAAATTAAAATTTGAGTTAATTGAGTATTTCTCAAAAGAAATTTCTTTTTTAATAAAAGATGGCAGCTATCAAGATGCTATAGATTTTGTTCAAAATAGACTAAATATTCGTTTTGAAATTCCATTAAAACAGAAAGAAAAAGATATAACAGGAAATTTAAACGAGCTTATTTTAAATGAAAAGACAAAATTCAAAAATTTTTTTATCTATTTAAAAAATGAATTATTAAATTGTAAAAAATTTCATTTTATCGTGAGTTTTATAAGATATTCAGGACTTCAAATACTTTTGAGTACATTGGACGAACTTGAAAAAAAAGGAATCAAAGGTGAAATTATAACTTCTGTTTATTTAAATATAACAGATTCAAAATCACTAAGAAAACTTCTCAGTTACAAAAATATAAAAGTGAAAATTTATAATAATTCAAGCGAGAGTTTTCATACAAAAGCGTATTTATTTGAAAAAAATAAATATCATACTTGCATAATAGGTTCTTCGAATATTAGTCAAAGCGCTTTGTATTCTGCAGAAGAATGGAATGTTAAACTTACAGAAAGTAATTTTTTTGAAATTTATAAAAAATCAATTTCACAATTTAAAAATCTTTGGAATAGTGACAAAGCCATTGAACTCAGCGAAGATTTTATTTTTGAGTATGAAAATTATAAAAATAATTTGAAACTTCAAAAGACCTTTGATTATAGAAAAGTAAAAAATAATAAAAATTATTTTGAACCGAATAGTATGCAAAAAGAACTTTTGGAAAAGTTAAAAAATACTAGGAAATCAGGGAATAAAAAAGGACTTGTGGTTGCTGCGACTGGAACTGGGAAAACGTATCTTGCAGCGATGGATATAAAAAATTTTTTTGAAAAGAAAGAAAAAAAATTTTTGTTTTTAGCACATAGAGAAGAGCTTTTGGAAAATGCGATTTTAGTTTGTAAAAAGATTATGAAAATTGGAGAAAATAAAGTTGGAAGAATTTTTGGAGGAAAAAAAGAAACTGAGAAAAAAATTATTTTTGCAACTGTTCAATCGCTTCAAAATAATTATCTTGAATTTTCTAAAGATTATTTTGACTATATTGTAATTGATGAATTTCATCATTCAAGTGCCAAAAGTTACACAAAAATTCTAAATTATTTTAATCCAAAATTTCTTCTGGGCCTTACTGCAACACCTGAAAGAATGGATGGAAAGGACATCTTAGAACTTTGTGATTATAATTTAGTTGGCGAAATGGGTTTGAAACGAGCAATGGAACAGGATTTACTTGCACCTTTTCACTATTTTGGAATAAATGACGAAACATTTGATTATGAGAAAATTCCTTACAAAAATGGAAAATATCAAGAAGATATTTTAGTTAAAAATTTGTTGAATAATAAAAGAGTCGATTATATAATTGAAAAAATAAAAAAAATCGGATTTGATGGCGAAAAGATGAGTTGCATAGCATTTTGTGAAAATATCAACCACGCTAATTTTATGAATAAAAATTTTAATAAAAATGGATATATTTCAGAAATTTTAACTTCAAGAACTTCAAAATTTGAAAGAGAAAAGATTTTAGAAGATTTTAAAAATAAAAAATCTGAAATTTTGTGCGTTGTAGATATTTTAAACGAAGGAATTGATATTCCAAATATAAATTTGCTTTTATTTTTAAGACCAACTTTTTCTTCCACAATTTTTACGCAACAAATTGGACGAGGACTTAGAAAATGTGAAAATAAAGATTTTGTGACAATTATAGATTTTATTGGAAATCATAAGAAAGATTATATCATTGCAAAATTTTTTTATGAAGAAATGTTAAACAATAAAAATATTTTGTATATCAAAAAAGAAAAATTGATAAAAGAAATAAAAACTAATTTTGAAAGTGTTCCAATGGCATCATATGTCGAACTGGATAGAATTTGTCAAGAACGAATAATTAATAAAATAGAAAAAATCAATTTTAATTCCAAAATAATGTTAAAGGAAGCATATGACAGCTTTAAAAATGAAATCGGAAAAAATGATGACGAAATTTTAGAAATTTTAGATTTTGATAGAAATATTGAATTATTTATCGAGTTAAGCTCAAAATACGATTCTTTTTACACAGCGCAAAAAAATTTAGAAAGTAATTCAATTGATGAATTAAATTTTTCAAATATCGAATTTTTATCATATTTAGAAAAAAAATTAACTTTGGTTGAACCTTTTACTTATTTGATTGTTGATTTATTTTTGGATAAAAAAACAGAAAATATTACAGAAAGTGATGTTTTGAAAAAATATAAAAATTATTTTAATATTTTGGAATTTAAAAATACTTATTTAATAAAACGAATTTTAAAAGAATTACTAGAAGATAAAATTTTAGATTTTGAATCAAATTCTGAATTTAAAAACAAAAAAAATTATAAACTTTCAAAAAAATATAAAGATAATTTTTTTAAAGATAAAAATTTTTTGAAAAGATTAAAACAGCTCATAATTTTAGGTTTGTCGGAATTTAAAAATAATGATATTAGTCAATTTAACGAAAACATCTTAATAAATTACAAGGAATATAAACGAATTGAGTTACAGATTTTGCTGGATTCAAAAGTTCCAAAAGGAAGCTGGAGAGCTGGATATGCAAATACTGAAAAAGATATTTGCCTTTTTGTAACTTACGACAAATCTCATATTTTACAAGAAAATTTAAAATATGATAATTCGCTACATTCAGATGACATAATTCAATGGATAAGCCAACCCAAAACTTACCACACCTCAAGTGTCGGCCAAATGTTTATAAAACACAGAGAAAAAGGTATAAAAGTTCATATTTTTGTAAGAAAATTTGCATTTTTGGACAATAAAAAGACAAACCCATTTATTTATCTAGGAAACGCAAATTATTACAAAAGTTATGGCGACAAGCCAATGACAATACTTTGGAAACTAAAAAATAAAATTCCTTTTGAAATAATTAAAGATGTAGTCATATAAAAATTATAAATAAAAATAAAATCGAAATATTTAAACTAAAGATTTATTAAATAGTTCAATTTTATTTGAGAGTGTCCAGAATTTTGTGTAAACTCAAAATATAATATATGGTACAGGATGGTATTTTTATCATCCTGTTTTTAAATCCTTCCTTCAAAATAAATACTTAACTGAGAATATATTTCTCCCCAGCCCGGTATTCTTCCAGTCCATTTCCTTGTTGCTTCCTTTAAACTTAAATATACTGACTTCATCAATGCTTCATCTGTCGGATAAAGTGATTTTGTCTTCGTATACTTTCTTAATTGTCTGTTTAAGCTTTCTATCGGGTTTGTCGTATATATCAGCTTTCTTATCTTTGTATCATATTTAAAGTATGTTGTCAACTCATTCCAGTTACTTCTCCAGGAATTAATTACTGCCATATACTTTTTACCCCATTTTTCTTCTAGTTCATCCAGTTTAAACTCTGCCTGTTCCAGTGTTGGTGCATTGTACATTTCTTTTAAGTCTGATGTAAATTCCCTTACATCTTTGTAAGATATGTATCTTATGCTGTTTCTAATTTGATGAACCACACATTTTTGAATTTCTGTCTTAGGGAACACCGAAGATATTGCTTCGCTGAACCCTTTTAAATTATCAACAGACATAATTAGTATATCCTGAACTCCTCTGTTTTTTAATTCATTTAAAACATTTAGCCAGTACTTGCTTGATTCATTTTCTCCTATCCAAAATCCTAAGACCTCCTTTCGCCCTTCCTTATCTATTCCTATAGCTAAATATACCGCCTTTTTAACAACAACTCCATCTTTTCTTACGCTGTAATGGATAGCATCCATAAAAACTATTGGGTATACATCCTCAAGCTGTCTAGACTGCCATTCCCTAATTTCAGGTATAATTTTATCTGTAATTTTACTGATCATAGATGGCGAAACATCAATTCCATAAAGATTATTGAGATGGTCCTCGATATCTCTATTGCTCATTCCTTTAGCATAAAGAGAAAGAATCTGTCCTTCAATGCCAGTAATTTCTCTTTGATATTTAGGGATGATTTGAGGCTCAAACTCAGCATTTCTATCTCTAGGAATATCTAAATCAAGATTGCCATACTCACTTCTAACAGTTTTCTTGGAATGTCCATTTCTAGCATTAGAAGTAGTCTTATCTTTCATAGAATGTTTAGCATACCCCAGTTCATGCTCAATTTCAGCTTCAAGCATGGTTTGGATAGTACCCGAAAGCAAATCCTTAAGCATATCCTTAATATCATTAGTATCTTTAATATTGTAATCCTCAATCAGTGTTTTAAAAATTTCGTTGTCAATTTTCTTTTTAGTCATAACAAAAACCTCCAAATATTATACAGTTATTTTACCATATATTATCTAGAGGTTTACACAAAAATTTTTACACACCCTTTTATTTTTTTATTTTTCTTTATTTTTTATAAATTTTTTAAAATTTTGTTGCACTATTTTTTTACAATAGTTGCATTAATTACAGCATACAAATTTTTTGCATCTTTTTCAAATTTTACACTATATTTATAACCTTTTTCAGTTTTTTCAATATTTTCAGGTAATTTATTCAATTCAAGTCCATTTTCTGCATTAATTAAAATAATTTTTAAATTTCGTATATTTTTTGAAGGTTTATTTTGAAAAATTACATTTATATCAAGATTAATCGCTTTATTTTTTTTAGCCAATATTTTTTCTTTTTCAGTTTCAGATATATCTGTAACTTTTGAAGAAATTTTTACAATTTCAGGATTTTCTGGAGCTACTCCTTCGCTATTTGTAAGTATCAATATTTTGTCATTTTGTCTATTTGCATTAGATATTTCAAATACAATTTTTTCAAAATTCTTAATATCTTTCACTTTCACATTTTTTGCCTTTAGATCCAGTGTGTTTCCAGTTATCACATCAATAGGTGCAGGTTTATTATCCTTCACATTTATATTACGGCTTCCTCTTCCTCCAAAGAGTATACTTTCTTTTCCAAACAATACAGAATTGCCTTCTATTACAATTTTATTATTTATGACAGAACCTCTATGGCTATAACCACCATAAACATTGCCACCAATTTTTGAATTACCTTTTATTATTATTTCATTGTCACTAACTACTGAATTTTGTCCAGCGCCACCATAAACACTTCCACCTCTTACTGTTTTTACTCCATCTCTTTCCCAAAACCCATTTGTTGCAAGAACTCCACCATTAATAATTACCTTATTATTTTTTATTTCAGGAAATTTATTGTTGTTGTCTTCCACTGCTCCAAAAACACGTTCAAGAGGCTTTCCACCTGAATTAATATAAACAGTATTTCCTTTGGCACTTGAAGAAATACCAAATGAATTTTCCAGTTTTACAAATCCTAACGCTTGAGTAGCTTTATTATCTTTTGGATATGTTACTATTTCCTTTGCAACAAGACTCGTACTCAGCATTGCAATCCCTGCTAAAACAATTAATCCTTTTTTTAATTGACTTCTCATTTTCATAATATCCTCCTAAAAAAGTATTTTTTCTAAATTAAATTTTAAACACAAAAAATTTAATCTTAGATAAGTTTAAATATATTTTACTCCTAATTAGTTTGAATGTCAATTATTAAGTTAATAAAAATATTTTTAAATTTTTATAATCCTAAAAAATTATTCTTTTTATTACAAAAAAAATATGATATAATAAAATTGAAAAATATTAAAACAAGGAGAATCTTAAAATGCCAGTTTATTACAATGCGGATAAAAAGACTTGGTATACTACGTTTTATG
Proteins encoded in this window:
- a CDS encoding IS256 family transposase codes for the protein MTKKKIDNEIFKTLIEDYNIKDTNDIKDMLKDLLSGTIQTMLEAEIEHELGYAKHSMKDKTTSNARNGHSKKTVRSEYGNLDLDIPRDRNAEFEPQIIPKYQREITGIEGQILSLYAKGMSNRDIEDHLNNLYGIDVSPSMISKITDKIIPEIREWQSRQLEDVYPIVFMDAIHYSVRKDGVVVKKAVYLAIGIDKEGRKEVLGFWIGENESSKYWLNVLNELKNRGVQDILIMSVDNLKGFSEAISSVFPKTEIQKCVVHQIRNSIRYISYKDVREFTSDLKEMYNAPTLEQAEFKLDELEEKWGKKYMAVINSWRSNWNELTTYFKYDTKIRKLIYTTNPIESLNRQLRKYTKTKSLYPTDEALMKSVYLSLKEATRKWTGRIPGWGEIYSQLSIYFEGRI
- a CDS encoding DUF3427 domain-containing protein, with product MSILLQKDDLNLKNESQKIVEIKDYEEKLKFELIEYFSKEISFLIKDGSYQDAIDFVQNRLNIRFEIPLKQKEKDITGNLNELILNEKTKFKNFFIYLKNELLNCKKFHFIVSFIRYSGLQILLSTLDELEKKGIKGEIITSVYLNITDSKSLRKLLSYKNIKVKIYNNSSESFHTKAYLFEKNKYHTCIIGSSNISQSALYSAEEWNVKLTESNFFEIYKKSISQFKNLWNSDKAIELSEDFIFEYENYKNNLKLQKTFDYRKVKNNKNYFEPNSMQKELLEKLKNTRKSGNKKGLVVAATGTGKTYLAAMDIKNFFEKKEKKFLFLAHREELLENAILVCKKIMKIGENKVGRIFGGKKETEKKIIFATVQSLQNNYLEFSKDYFDYIVIDEFHHSSAKSYTKILNYFNPKFLLGLTATPERMDGKDILELCDYNLVGEMGLKRAMEQDLLAPFHYFGINDETFDYEKIPYKNGKYQEDILVKNLLNNKRVDYIIEKIKKIGFDGEKMSCIAFCENINHANFMNKNFNKNGYISEILTSRTSKFEREKILEDFKNKKSEILCVVDILNEGIDIPNINLLLFLRPTFSSTIFTQQIGRGLRKCENKDFVTIIDFIGNHKKDYIIAKFFYEEMLNNKNILYIKKEKLIKEIKTNFESVPMASYVELDRICQERIINKIEKINFNSKIMLKEAYDSFKNEIGKNDDEILEILDFDRNIELFIELSSKYDSFYTAQKNLESNSIDELNFSNIEFLSYLEKKLTLVEPFTYLIVDLFLDKKTENITESDVLKKYKNYFNILEFKNTYLIKRILKELLEDKILDFESNSEFKNKKNYKLSKKYKDNFFKDKNFLKRLKQLIILGLSEFKNNDISQFNENILINYKEYKRIELQILLDSKVPKGSWRAGYANTEKDICLFVTYDKSHILQENLKYDNSLHSDDIIQWISQPKTYHTSSVGQMFIKHREKGIKVHIFVRKFAFLDNKKTNPFIYLGNANYYKSYGDKPMTILWKLKNKIPFEIIKDVVI
- a CDS encoding 3'-5' exonuclease gives rise to the protein MNKDKNLNKNIIFFDVETNGFQGSSVLSMSAIKVNYNFGKSEWLKVSEFNRFYFREEDEEMNEGAINVNGLTDEVIALERKKLKDKIGDYPLTFKKDMDNFFMFCQDTDHFVAHNIKFDRSFVDFSLKNQFDTMKENIDILKIENDYGNYKWPKLIECAKYYKVPFEENQFHGSYYDVLIMFRIFYKMTKNEISKNRIFDFLEKE